In Oceanispirochaeta sp., the DNA window AAAATCTTTTCTGGTAATTCAAGCTGAAAGAATTATCATTTAGAGCTGGTAAACATGTTCCGGCAGGATAGAAATGTCTTATGCCCATACAGAACATCGGGAGGTGATTAAATGAGAGTAGTTGAAAAAGAGATCTTTGATCTGGTGGACGAGAATGATACTGTCATCGGACGTGCTGAACGCGATGATATTCACGGTAATCCTCAAATGATACACCGGGTTGCTCATGTTCTCGTGTTCGATTCCTCGGGAGAACTATACCTCCAGAAAAGGAGCATCAAAAAAGATGTTCAACCCGGAAAATGGGATACATCGGTTGGGGGGCATGTCAACAGTGGTGAATCCTATGAAGAGGCTGCCTACAGAGAGATGAAGGAGGAACTGGGAATTGAGGGTGCCATTCTTGAGTTTTTATACCGCTATCTTCATAGAAATGAGTATGAATCGGAATATGTGTCGACCTATCGATGTCTCTGGAATGGTGCCATTGAAATCGAAAAGCATGAAATTGATGAGGGCCGATTCTGGTCTCTTCAGAAAATCAGAGAATCTGACCCCCGTAAGTTTACACCCAATTTCCTGGATGAACTGGTCCGATTTAAAAGATTGTCAGGGATGTAATTCAGGAAAAAATCAGGAAGTAGATCTGTCCTTGCTGACCGGATACCACCAGGAATATCCAAAGAGTAAGGTCATTACCAATATCTGTCCCTGGGAATAGTTTTTAGTTTTACCGATGGTAGATGCGAAAAAAGCATACTGTAGAATCTGAAATGAACTGAAGATTAAGAGACCGTACCAGCCTTCCTGAATCTGCATCTCCATTCCTCTGTAAATGAGAATGATCCACACCCCGATATGAAGGCTCTGCTGAATCCGCCAGAAGTACTGCATCCGTTAATCACTCCTCAATGGTTAATATTATACTCCCTCCTCCCCTGGAAAGCAGGGGAGTCTTATGGTTGTTTTATGAAGTTCCTGTGAATAAAAAGACCGCCCTTTCGGGCGGTCTTTATTCTTATTGAAGGTTAAAAAAATTAACCCAGCACTGGTACCAGTGCCAGGAGAACACCGGCTGCTACTGCAGATCCGATGACTCCGGCAACATTTGGACCCATGGCGTGCATGAGCAGGTAGTTGTTGGGGTTTTCTTCCAGACCCACCTTGTTGGCAACGCGGGCTGCCATGGGTACTGCAGATACGCCTGCTGCACCGATGAGGGGGTTGATCGGGTGTTTTGGATAAATTTTATTCATCAATTTCGCCAGGAGAACCCCTGTGGATGTTCCGATACAGAAGGCAACGAGTCCCAGGATTAGAATACCCAGGGTATTGAG includes these proteins:
- a CDS encoding NUDIX domain-containing protein, encoding MRVVEKEIFDLVDENDTVIGRAERDDIHGNPQMIHRVAHVLVFDSSGELYLQKRSIKKDVQPGKWDTSVGGHVNSGESYEEAAYREMKEELGIEGAILEFLYRYLHRNEYESEYVSTYRCLWNGAIEIEKHEIDEGRFWSLQKIRESDPRKFTPNFLDELVRFKRLSGM